A region of the Mus musculus strain C57BL/6J chromosome X, GRCm38.p6 C57BL/6J genome:
tccctccctccttaatCCTTCCCACCCCTTCCCCCATTATTCCCACCCTTTCACTCTCACActttacctccctccctctcccctcctctaaACTTAGtggccccctccccccttcctcagCTAACCCAATAAATAATTAACAAACACAAGTAACACTTCCCATTGTTTATTGATTACTGAAAAATACACTTGAAAATtgcttttattgaaaaaaaaaaccagaaaatatgTGGTAATTTTGACTAGAAAGTAACAAAATCGGTCTAACAACTACAGTTTTCAGTATTAGTTTCTAATATCTATTCGCATGCATATCGTTAGTGAGAATtgcgattaaaaaaaaacagccctacataatgcagggctcaaagaggGAGGCATGCAAGGTTGGTGAGGAAAAGCAGCTCAAAGTCGtcaggttcagtccatcatccaAGAGGCAGCGTCGTTGTACAGGTAGCCTTCGTTCATAGCCAGAGGTTCAGTGAAAGATTCAGAGAGCAGCAAATGCTGATGACAGCTGAGGTAACAGAAGACAGATGGCCAGAAGTCACTAGGACCCACCATCTAACCAGCAATTATTTCATCACGCCGTCTTCGATTCCACCTGTGCCTGAAGCAATTGTAATGACAGTAATGCGATGGAAATGACACAGTTCGGGTACTCCATTCGATGTTTGGGTCATGGGTCTCAAGCCAATGGATTCCAAGAATCAGAGGGTAGCGTGGTGCATGAATAATGTCAAACTGGAGCTCTTCAACGTGGTTTCCAATTTTTACTTCAACAGGTGGGGTTTCTTTGGTAATGGGTCCATTAATCAGCGGACGCCCATCGACCGTTTCAAGCATAAGAGGGAAGATATTATTGCGGATTGGTATCTTCTCTCGAAGAACCACAGAGCGGTCGATGCTGTTTCTGTAGGAGCCTGAATCCACCATTGCTTGCTCAAAGAATTGCCGTCTTCCAAGCCTAATCTCGACAGTTAGCCACAGGGTACGGGACATAGatatgggaagagagggggaCGCGTATTTGTAGATTGGCCCGCCCGGGATCCCCCTTACCGCCGGGCCTCCATGTTTCCCGCCTGCTGGACACGATGAGGCTTGACAGGGCAGTCTCTGGCAAAATGACCTGGATGGCCACAGTAGAGGCACAAGTGGCCTTCGCGGCGTCTTGCCCGTTCAGCCTCGCTGAGGTGGGGGCGATTACTTGTAGCTTGAACAGGTTGGTTTTCAGTGGGAGGACCCTCGGACCCATTTTCCTCTTCAGACGATGATGAACTGGAATCAACCCCGCCACTTGCCTTCTCTTCTAGGGTGACACACTCAATGATCACATCAGATAGGTTGGTGGCTGGACTTGTGCAAGACAGTTCATTTTGAATAGAACTGGCAAGCTCTTCTTGAAATTGGATGCAGAGCGTGCTTTCACCCAAATCTAACTCTTGCGCAATGAGATGGAAGCGGGTTGAGTACCTGGGAGCAAGGCCTTCCCCTTGGCGAAGTTGAGGGAGGCCCTGGTTAGCAACTTCCAAGCTTTCTGGATTGTCAAAAGTATCTTGGAGCGCTCGCAGGAGCCTTTCAAATTGCTCCACCAGGGGGGGTTGGCTATCTAATAAGGGCTGGAACATCCTTCCCGCCTCACCTGAGAAGAAGCTGCCAACAAAGCTCACTAGAGCCGCTTCAGTGGGATACCCTCTGCTTCTCAGGTAACTGGTCAACTGAACTAAAAACTCAGAGAGTTTCTGAAAATCCTCACTGAAGGCCAAAGGGTACTCTAGGGGCAAAGTTGTAGCCTCTAATTCACACTGGGCCTGTTCTGTTCCTGTTCTCGCAACTATCAGGCCCTCTAGGGACTCTTCAGGTACTGAGAGTTCTAGAAACTCCTCGGCATCTGAGGGGTCCAGGGGCTCCTGGGGCACCCGAGGCTCCAGAGTCTCCTGGGGAGGTGGATGCTCAAGGGGCTCCAGCTGTGATGAGGTCTCCTGGTATTCTGGAACCGTCTGAGACTCCTCATCATTTGTAGGGTTGTGGAGCTGTGGACTCTGAAGCTCCTTGAGGGCTGGGGTACCCTGGTTGTCTGTGGGCTCCGCCTCACAGACTGCTGGGAGATCATAACCCCTTGGGGACGCCTGGGGCCTCTGGGTTGCTGGGGACTCCAGAGCCTTCTGGATCTCCTGGGATTCCTTGACTGCTGGTGGCTTCCAGGCTGTGGAATCCAGGGCCTCTGGGGGCTCCCAGGATTCCTTGACCATTGGAAGCTCCTGAGGTCCCCAGTACTCCTTGGACTTTGGGGGCAAATGGGGCTCCTTGATCTCTGGGGATCCCCTGAACTCTGTGATGGCTGAGGATTCTCCAGACTCATTGGTCTCTGGGGGCTCCTGGGGCTCCTTGATCTCTGGGGGTTCCCTGAGCTCACTGATGGCTGAGGGTTCCCTGGGCTCTCTGATCTTTGTGGGCTCCCCGGGCTCTGTGGTTGCTGGGGGTTCCCAGGGGTTCTGTGACTCCCTGGCTGCTGGGAACTCTGGGGACTCTGGGGGCTCTTGGGCCTCTGAGGGCTTTCGGAGTGGTTCATGCTCTTTGACTGCTCCGGATTTCTGGAGCTCTGGTATCTGGGCCTGGAGGGCAGCATTTTCTTCCATGAGCCTTTTCACTTGAGCCTGCAGAATTTCATTCTCCAATTTCAGAGTAACATAGGAAGCTGCTAAGTCCTCTACCATCTTTTGAGGAAACGGGCCTGGTTTGGCAACTTGCTACCAAGAGAGATTGAGTAGCTGCTTGTGAGGTCTTTGCTGAAAGCGGCTCACAGGCAGACAGACGTCAGGCTCCGTGACTTTTCCAAGGGGTGGGGATTTGGACCCAGCCAAGGCTGATTATCAAGAGGTCACTGGGAGCCTTAGAGCTCAGCACCGGGAAGTGTGAGACACACTGTGAAGAGAGAGGGAGCTGAGGATCAGAAACTGTGGAAAGCACTCATTCTATATAAATCAACAAAATCTGTCCAACTCTGCTGGCTTTCTTTTACCACAAGCTCATGTTCATGAACTGGAGTATATTTATTTGCCCTGACCTCATGACATTTTACAAGCACATGACCCAGACTGTACATGTCAGTTTGCATTTTTTGAAACTTCACACTATATCAGAAACAATTGCCCCATATGCCTTTGTTTTAAGTCGTTTTTAATTTCTAGTGTCTACCTAATATTTCAATGTAACATTTGGATGTTAGCAGCTGCTTTCAGCGACCAAATCAGATGTTTAGAGCGCTATGGGGATTTTAGGTTTGGGAGGACTAACACAAGAGATATTTTGAGTGACTAGCAtaggaattgggggtgggggtgctcttTCTCCCACCTCAGAAATCATACCACACAAGTAACCACACACAATCAGACACgggagaaagcaagcaaaagttgaataaataaataaataaataaatgagcatacatatatacatattaagcAGGCACAtgcatattatttataaaatgcttCAAAATAGTTAGCAAAATCCTCTTTATAGATGTACATTACCATTTAGAGATGTAGGGCTGGAGCTCTGCTGTCTGCATAGCCATCGCTGAGGAGAGAAGTGTGTGAATGGCTGCGGAGGCTTGCCTTTTCTGCACACACTGAACTCAAacaaacacacccactcccagaACACGTTCCAACTCTCCTCTGTAACGTAGCTATTTTGAGTATGgaagagtggttttttttttctctctctctctctctcttttgacagTACCTCACAGTTCCGAGCTAGAAGGAAAGTAGGATGCTGCGCCAATGTGAGGCAGCTTCGTGCACTCAGTCCTTGGttactttaataaatatttggTCAGGAAATTGGGAGTAATACCACTGCCCTTGTGAAAAGTTGCAAACATTTCTGAATGACCGCAGTGGTTTgggatttgatttttttatgtctGTTTCACGTAACTTACCCGTACTCTATCCACACTGAGACGTTTGTTTAATTCTTACTTAGAGAGCAAACTACAGCCCCCTCAGTCCTTCCTCCTGTCTACCTACTCAGTCCCGAGTGTCCCACCTTGAAATACTTTTTTAGAATCTTCACCGTGGACAGATCTAGGAAACTTATAATAGAGTAAGGATGTCAGAGAGGCAAACTTTTGATTGGCTATCTTGTAAAAAGCACTTGGCTGATTGTGAATATACCTGCCCAGGGTTCTTCCGCCCACCTGAGCTGCTCAGGTAGCTCCTGACAGCACATGGATGCCCTACTTTTACTGGTCTCTTTGTTTTCTCATGCCAAATCATAGTTTTATGCTAGGCATAGATCATATGGCCATTTAAAGCAAGGATCAGAAACAACTATTTTAATTGCAGCAATGAGTTATATAAGGCTACTTCAAATCACGCAATTCAGCCATGGTCCCAAGTCTCCTTTAAACATGGTCAGTTCCACTTATTAGCATAGTGGAATAAATCCTGGAGATAGAATaggcctaaaccacagaaaattgACTGCCTAGGCTAGCTGAATCTGAATACAGAGGCTTTAAGAAGAAAGTAAAATCATGTGCATCTTTAGTTTGTTCTGTACCTATCttgcaattattttaaaagtaaaacatacataaaaatatcacCATTATCAGACAATTTATTCTATTTGTGTAAAAACTTTCAGAAAACTAAAGCATTCTTTCCCattgagaagaaataaaaagacatttAATAATGCCTTCACCAATTAAAAAACAGAGAGATAGTTATAGTTatgacatttgttttattttcttatcattAATGAGTGGACAGTTTGAGACATAGAATAAACTATTTAAGTTGTCTGATAGCCATACTTATACAACTAACTAGTTTTACTGTTGTGATGTTTATATGTCCCTGACAGTTATTGGGAATTATAAAGCAATCTATACCCAAACTAAGGTTCTTCAAAGTGCTATGTTTTCTAGAatcttgtttatatatatatatatatatatatattaatatatatatatatatatatattaatatatatatatatatatatatatatatatatatacaatactcATTTGCTATTAAATAATCCTCCACACCATTCCCTTTATGCCCATCTACACTAAACTTGCACAGATTTGGTAATTTTCTTAGTCCTTCTAAAATTTAGAGTTCAAACCTCAGTTTATGCAACTGTGAAATGGAGCCAATAACAGTATTTAACTTTGCAGGAGTGGTGTGAATAATCAGTAAAATATCCAAATATTATAATCCAAACATTcaggaaacagacacaggagTATCAGGAGTTTAAGCCAttttcagctacatagtgagttcgaggccatttTGGGTTATGTGAGAgtctataacacacacatatgcatgcatacatacatacacacacacacacacacacacacacacacatacacacacacacacaccccacacaatgaatacatgaatgaaaTAATGTGTGTAAAATGCTTATCGTAGTATAAAAGATAATCACACTTAATGCAAGTTAAGAGCAATAATAAGCCCTGTAGCAGAAGTaacaattttaatttattgtttataGTCATCTTAGAATTATGGAATTTAATAGGTAAACGTTCCAGAATTGTTTGAGCAAGGACACTTCATATGAAGAAATCTACAGCTCATGGATTTTACAGCATTAATTTTTCACCACTCTGGAGCTTTTATCTTTCCTTCCTGGTTGGGTCATGGATCATTTACTTTGCCAAATAATTCTCTTGAATTAGAACTGGAGGCACCTAAGCGGGAAGATGAGGTGATTAACATGAGGATTGTCGAGCAGCCAAGATAGATGTTTAAAAAGTCCACGGACTAAAGCACCAAACAGTGCCTTGCCTAGAGGCATATTTATTCAGTGGGTAAACACAGGGACCTTTTTTCCCTGACTCCCCTTCACTAAAGAGCAAAGACCAAATTTCAATGTCCTTAAGTGCAAGTTCCAAACTGCGTAAACATAGAGAATTATTCTtttttgagtgaaaaaaaaaagttacactgACTTTTGTCCAAATGCCTAAAGTGGTTTTACTATCCTGAATTAGTCAAGTAAGAATAGGAAAGTAAGAATAGGGAGGCAATCACGTGCAAACGCTCATCATGTTCTCCTTCAGTTTAATCCTTCCTAAACTCACAACATGATGGAGTTTATGGAGTCTTTAGGATGgttatgaaaacattttaagtAAGTGAAGTTCTGTTAACTAGGCAAATTAATATTtcagggaaaaaaagacaaatctGTTCATTTCACAGACTTACAAAGCCTGCACAGTAATAAAAAATGTTCCTGCTCAGTTATGTTAATAAGTTGCATATGTTGATTGTTAGcttgggaagaaagagaagggaaaggttgAATGAGATGAAGTTCTACTTGGTACATTCCTTTGTGAAGTGTGATCTTACTTTGTTGGTAAATGCACAATCTGAAACATTTTAGACCCCTGCCAGGCTCTTTCTCCTTCAGGCTGGCTGGTCTGTAGCTTTAAGCAACTTAAGTTCCTGCTATTCTCTCTATTAACCCTGTATAGAACCAACAGGGCAGGTTACCCCACAGGTCTCTGGCACAATGCTCAGCTCCCCCTTGGGGGCAGTCCCACCCTGATGACTGTTGTGTTAAACATGTTATTCCTATGTTAGAGCTTGCAGCACTTTCTTAAATTTAACCCTTCATGTTCATGGAACAAATTAAGGCCTTCCTTTTGATTGTCAACAACACACTGATTACAGTATGTTAACACCAAGACAGTTATAATCACTTACTCCTTTAGCTGTTGAAAAGCCAAGCAAGAATTCTTCCTTAATATGAAAGGGATTCTGGGCATTTGTTCATAGAGTGGGAGCAGGTTCCATCTTAGGAGCACTCTGGGGAAGTCAAAATTTGTTGTATTTCttcttctcattttatttcttgcCACACACATAAGAAAACTTTTATTCTGATCAGATGTCTGTcacctgtggaagagaagaccCAATGTGGAAGTCTTTAAAGTAAAATTTCTTGAGGATGCTATCATTTTTGTAGTTTATTTTGAAAGGATGCCAACCCTTGAAGATTTTTCTTGTTAGGAAAGCTATTGTAGGGTAAATAGACCACTATAAAAGGCATACATACAAGCACCACTGTAGGACCACAGCCGGCTGTACTTatgtatatgtaaaaataatcaaAGATAAAGAGACCATGAAGCTCAAAGGGGACAAACACAGGGGttagagggagaaaaggggggaGATAGTGTAATcatattttagttaaaatttaaaaattaaaaaaaagatggatGTAGTATAGCATTAGCATTACTTAACacacttcctttgtgatttcatttGAATGACTTCAATAAACTGTAGTGATGGCTGACCTGGGTACAGCATTACAGGAAGGTTTTCTTTCTATAAGCCCACTCTTGAGAAGCCTATACGATGAGGGTCTGATCTCCATTTGCTGCCATCTTCTTTCCGCTTTCTTGTGACATTGCTTTGCCCAGAAAGTAAACCAAGTCCACGTAAGACCAACGGGAGAGAGGAGTGgaacaagagggaggagaggaaagtaAGGAGGTGGTAGGTATAGGAATGGACAAGGAGAGGTGTTTGAAAAggtgaggaggagaagaaaagaggagaaggaaagtttAGAAATAGTCTTTTAAAACTCAACAAATGTGTATTTTGTCACTTAAAgacaaaattattaatttttgcagtttcttattttttaaaagtatataaaaggAAACTTTACTGTTCACTGCTTAGGTTTGCATGCAAAGAGCTTAATCAGCCCATGAGACTTGTATGTTAGTTACAGGTTTGCAGGATATTTAAAAAGAGGTGATAAACTTTAAATGATGCTGGAGGGGAAGTAGGCATTTAGGAGTGGAAGTTAAGTGAAGGAATGTGGATACCCAACTCTCTCTGTTTTGCTATGTGAAATGTATTAAGTAATAGCTGTGAGagtactttagaaaaaaaatgtgtcattGGAAAGAACATAGGGTTTGAGGTAAGGCAGGTCAACATCCAATTCTCAGTGCTGCCTTTTTTTCACTAGCTGTGTAATTTCAGGCAAGTTATATAGATTGCCTGAGATTCGTTTTACTTGTCTGTAGAGTAGGAGATAGTAATTGGTAATTACTAAGTTGCTATGAAGACTGGAAACAATCCTGGTATCtaaaaaatagacatttgctgAACTGTAGTAGAAGATAAAAATAATGTTTCTAGTTCAAAGGATTATCATTGATTTTTTGTCAGCTTGTCTAGTATATCTAAACAAAGTTCCcctcaaatatttatatataaaccaAATACGTAATTACTCCAATACCATTTGCTTTCCATAGTGTAAATCCACATTTTTCTTTCCCACTCTCTTTCTATAAATAGTTATTGAATACTCAGGCAGTTAATTATGCTATTAATCACTTGTCTACATACatgcatctctccctctccctctccctctccctctccctctccctctccctctccctctccctctccctctccctctccctctccctctccctctccctctccctctccctctctctctctctctctctctctgtatgcattttatgtatatgctatgtgtgtgtgtgtgtgtgctagatgCTGGATACAAAGATAATCCTACTTGGAGTTTTCTGTCAAAGAGTTCACAGCTTAAGAGAACAAAGTATGTACTTTGGTATTCATTCATATGTAGCTATCTGTTGTTACTGAATGTTCTAGTGGAGGGACAGAAAGTAGATAGAAATGTTTTGGGTATTATTGTTAAAGGAGGTAGAAAAAAGTGTCAAGGAGATTCAGGGGAGACATTATAAAACAAACCTTTGGGGTAGATTTTAGAAGAAGGTAAGATTTGATCATGTGCATGTggagaaaaaaagcaagatgGATGAAAACAAGAATACTCTTGATGGAGAAGAGTTAAAAGTAAGGCGCAGAGGTTAGACACTGTAGCCTGGGAATAGAGAAGCAGCAGTCCAATTTGGATGGAGTGCAGAGTACGTGAGGGAAGTGTATGAGTTCACAGACATAATGCGATACAGAGACTCTCAAAGGGAAATGTGATATTTGGCAGAGATGACGGTAACATgcaaatgttttaaatatgtttGGTCAAGAAATATGTGGTCCTGGCAATTTTTAACTTCTCACTATATCATAATTTTCTAAACTACTAGCTCTTACTAGCATTCATTCAAAAATGCCAGATAGATTTTTTAATCTGCAGTATCAGCCGTTCTTCTCTCAATATTTTTATGAGCTTTCTAGTGTATATTTTCTTAACACTCTGTAATTCTGGATCTGATTTTCTCATGGCAAATGTAGCATAACATGGTCCtgttggtttaatttttttcatctcaATCACTTCCTCTCGGACATGTTTGCATAACTAGTTTCCATTTCTCCACTTCCATACCATCCCTGCCATGATTTTGTTCTTGTCATTACTCTATTTGATTTTCTAGCGCAGCTGTATCATCTAAACTAAGCGTTGTTCTCTGAGTGCACCCAGAGAGAAAGATAGGCCCCCCTTCTACACTCTGATTATTTCTTGGCTGAAAGAATGAAGCAGAAAATATCATTAGCAAGGAGTCACATCAGATTCCTGGGACATTTGTACTTTTTCCGTGCATGCCAGCATGTGCAAATGGGAAACTGCACTGATGAGTAAGTTCTTTGTCaaggattgaaaaaaatgccattttggtttgcttaatttttaaagaaaataattaatgaaaatagaCCATAAAagagaatttgaaagagagcaatggCAATgaggggtatatgggagggtttgggaCAGACGAAAGGGAAtggagaaatgatataattatattataatctcgaaaaagagagagtgtgtgttgcaatttctttctgttgttgttgttgactttaAACAGGATACACAGTACTTATGGGGATACTTTTTCTTTCAGCATTTGTGTACCTGGGTTATGGTGCAATATAATCATGGGGTTGCATTGGTGTGACTGCATTGGATGACACAGTCTTAAAATAAACATTGGTATGCAAAAAGAACTTCACAGGAACCGTTTTTGGCAAGTTTCAGAAGGAGTCATTAATGGTGAATACTCTGAGTAGTGAGAATAGAGGGacctttccattttcatttttctgtagcaactggattattcataaaatatgaGTAGGCATTTCTTtcatgggaaaaaaaagcaacccTAACTGCTGTTTGTGTTAGAATATCTTGTTATTCAAAGCACTCTAGCATGTAGTCCTAACTTGCCTCTATGGCAAGGTTTTCTTTTCACTACTGTTGTGTACAATACCCTTCATCGGGACAGTATCCCCCATGCAGTGCATTGTCCTTACATTTTTTCTCCTAGCTATTCCCCCTGCCTGGTTTTCCACAGCCACCTTTAGGAATCTGATCCTTCCTCTAGGCCGAGAAGCTGCCTCCTCCAAGTAGCTTTTCATCATTTCCCTATCCACAGCTGCCTCTTGCTATGGTTTGGTGCTAATGCTGCAAATGTAGCCACATGGCTTGCGATTCTTCGGAAGACATTATTTCCTGTTTCAGTATTCCCTGGCCAGTTGCAGGGGCTGTATGATTTAGGGCATGTTCCTTCTCGGTGTTCAATGATTTCATAAGTGCATTTtcacttctttttaatttttggttttgagattgGGTCTTACTATATCGCCAAGGCTAACCTGCAACTTGCTAGGTGTAAACTACTTTGAACTCCCAGTCCcatttcagcctcctgagtgttgttaGGATTTACAGGTGCACACTTCTCTTGCAGGTGGTGACTTCCATTTGTAACAATCAGGATTATCATATTTGTGAAAGAAGTTTCAAAGATGTTGGGATTACCCTTTTCaagccccccccccagctcttaCATTactacacacaatatttgcattccTGACAAACTGTATGAAatcattttagagtttaatctGCTTCTTTGGTTTGAGCTAAAGTCCAACTTTCCAGGAAATAAAAAGCTGGCTTTCCACTGATGAGGAACACAGATTTCAACATTCATCTTTTGTTGGCAGCAGCATGTGtccttttggagaaaaaaaaaaaacaccacctgAGCATATCTAAATTGAATCTAGATTTGGTGTTATCAAGCCTGATATTTGTAAGTGTCCTGACATCATACTTAAAGTAATTTGTCCTGAGGAACTTAACTTATTAGAAATGATAAAGAATATTAATGTTGCTGTACATCATCCATGGACATAATAACAACAGAATAAACAACTAATACCCTTAGTCATTTGAAATGTACTAGATGCTATACTAAGCTCTTTACATATATTAGCTCATTCAGttttccagcaaccatatgaggCAGCTAC
Encoded here:
- the Rtl3 gene encoding retrotransposon Gag-like protein 3, which encodes MVEDLAASYVTLKLENEILQAQVKRLMEENAALQAQIPELQKSGAVKEHEPLRKPSEAQEPPESPEFPAARESQNPWEPPATTEPGEPTKIREPREPSAISELREPPEIKEPQEPPETNESGESSAITEFRGSPEIKEPHLPPKSKEYWGPQELPMVKESWEPPEALDSTAWKPPAVKESQEIQKALESPATQRPQASPRGYDLPAVCEAEPTDNQGTPALKELQSPQLHNPTNDEESQTVPEYQETSSQLEPLEHPPPQETLEPRVPQEPLDPSDAEEFLELSVPEESLEGLIVARTGTEQAQCELEATTLPLEYPLAFSEDFQKLSEFLVQLTSYLRSRGYPTEAALVSFVGSFFSGEAGRMFQPLLDSQPPLVEQFERLLRALQDTFDNPESLEVANQGLPQLRQGEGLAPRYSTRFHLIAQELDLGESTLCIQFQEELASSIQNELSCTSPATNLSDVIIECVTLEEKASGGVDSSSSSSEEENGSEGPPTENQPVQATSNRPHLSEAERARRREGHLCLYCGHPGHFARDCPVKPHRVQQAGNMEARR